Proteins encoded by one window of Chryseobacterium sp. POL2:
- a CDS encoding glycosyltransferase family 87 protein, producing the protein MKTKFLNFISNPRYIGIIYIVISAVSALAKYNRGPGAYNNYLIFKNVFFNTLQQRNLYAYYPDLYFDCNHYGILFSALIAPFAIMPDWLGIILWNVANTLVFLFAIKNLPFSSKNKAFFAWLCLQEFITAAVSLQFNIALTGLLILSATYIYKQKEIKSALAIAIGIFVKIYGIVGFSAFFFIKNKIKFILALAVFCVLFFIIPMLYSSTHFGIQSYVDWYTELVLKNNKNQVLGNYQDISLMGFVRRVLQDASISNLSFLMFGLPLFALPYIRISQYKHLAFKLLILSSTLLFTVLFSSGSESPTYIIAVAGVMIWFLIQKNKKTLDIALLVFVIVLTCFSSSDLFPKFVKENYIIKYSLKSLPCSIVWLRIIYELMTRNFETDYKVIA; encoded by the coding sequence TTGAAAACCAAATTCCTGAATTTTATATCGAATCCACGATATATAGGGATTATCTATATTGTTATAAGTGCCGTGTCGGCCTTGGCAAAGTACAACAGAGGACCCGGCGCTTATAATAATTATTTAATCTTTAAAAATGTATTTTTCAATACATTACAGCAACGCAACCTTTATGCATATTATCCCGATTTGTATTTTGATTGCAACCATTACGGGATTTTATTTAGTGCTTTGATTGCTCCTTTTGCTATAATGCCAGATTGGTTAGGGATTATATTGTGGAATGTTGCTAATACTTTGGTCTTTCTTTTCGCGATAAAAAATCTGCCTTTCAGTTCTAAGAATAAAGCTTTTTTTGCGTGGTTATGCTTGCAAGAATTTATTACCGCAGCGGTGAGTTTGCAGTTTAATATCGCATTGACAGGGCTTTTAATACTTTCCGCAACTTATATTTACAAGCAAAAAGAAATAAAATCTGCTTTGGCAATTGCCATAGGAATCTTTGTCAAAATATACGGAATTGTCGGTTTTTCCGCCTTTTTCTTTATTAAAAATAAAATCAAATTCATTCTTGCTTTAGCCGTATTTTGTGTTTTATTCTTTATAATTCCAATGCTGTATTCATCGACACATTTTGGCATACAATCTTATGTCGATTGGTACACAGAGTTGGTTCTTAAAAACAATAAAAACCAAGTTCTTGGAAATTATCAAGATATATCCTTGATGGGTTTTGTACGTCGTGTTTTGCAAGATGCCAGTATTTCTAATTTATCATTTTTGATGTTTGGTTTGCCATTGTTTGCTTTACCTTATATCAGAATCAGTCAGTACAAACATTTAGCATTTAAGCTTTTAATATTGTCTTCGACTTTATTGTTTACAGTGTTGTTCAGTTCTGGGTCGGAGTCGCCAACATACATTATTGCTGTTGCCGGAGTTATGATTTGGTTTTTAATTCAAAAAAACAAAAAAACTTTGGATATTGCTTTGTTAGTATTTGTTATCGTTCTGACTTGTTTCTCCAGTTCGGATTTATTTCCAAAATTTGTTAAAGAAAATTATATCATCAAATATTCGCTAAAATCTTTACCATGTAGTATTGTGTGGCTGAGAATTATTTATGAACTTATGACAAGAAATTTCGAAACCGATTATAAAGTTATTGCATGA
- a CDS encoding glycosyltransferase family 2 protein: MKQVSIVIPAYNEEGNLNKIFHEIDLVFKDLKNYNYEIIFVNDGSRDNTQHILEELSIKYPQIKYIEFSRNFGHQFAVKAGVDEAHGQIVISMDADLQHPPVLIVDMIKKWEEGYDMVYTIRKYPKQISYFKKKTSNFFYKLLSAISDVQIDKGSSDFRLMDRKVVDSVKTIGESDLFLRGLAKWVGYKQYAIHFVADQRFSGNSKYNFNKMLKFAFTGITSFSVKPLYMAAYLGFLFSGIGMLYIPYVIYAFITKTEISGWASLIMTIVFFGGVQLIILGIIGIYMGKMFRQLKQRPTYIIRSKNF, encoded by the coding sequence ATGAAACAAGTCAGCATTGTTATCCCTGCCTATAATGAAGAAGGAAATCTAAATAAAATTTTCCATGAAATTGATTTGGTTTTTAAAGACTTAAAAAATTACAATTACGAAATAATCTTTGTTAATGACGGAAGTCGCGATAATACACAACATATTTTAGAAGAACTTTCCATAAAGTATCCACAAATAAAATACATTGAATTTTCTCGCAATTTTGGACATCAATTTGCCGTAAAAGCTGGTGTTGATGAGGCACACGGACAAATTGTAATTTCCATGGATGCAGACCTACAACATCCGCCTGTTTTAATTGTAGATATGATAAAAAAATGGGAAGAAGGTTATGACATGGTCTATACCATTCGGAAATATCCTAAGCAGATTTCGTATTTTAAAAAGAAAACGTCCAATTTTTTTTATAAACTTCTGAGTGCAATATCCGATGTACAAATTGATAAAGGAAGTTCGGATTTTAGGCTAATGGATAGAAAAGTGGTGGACAGTGTCAAGACGATTGGCGAGTCCGACCTTTTTTTACGAGGACTGGCAAAATGGGTTGGGTATAAACAATACGCCATACACTTTGTAGCAGACCAACGCTTTTCTGGAAATAGCAAATATAATTTTAACAAAATGTTGAAATTCGCGTTTACAGGTATTACCTCTTTCAGTGTAAAACCTTTGTATATGGCGGCTTATCTTGGCTTTTTGTTTTCTGGTATTGGGATGTTGTATATTCCTTACGTGATCTACGCTTTCATTACAAAAACTGAAATTTCGGGTTGGGCATCACTTATTATGACTATTGTGTTTTTTGGAGGTGTACAACTTATCATTTTAGGAATTATAGGTATCTATATGGGCAAAATGTTCCGACAACTAAAACAAAGACCAACCTATATCATTAGGTCAAAAAACTTTTAA
- a CDS encoding polysaccharide deacetylase family protein, giving the protein MILLSFDIEEFDMPLEYDGQISLEQQLQISRTGTIAILDVLKKYNAKATFFSTVIFAESNQDIIHRLLEEGHELASHTWFHSDFKNEHLKSSRERLSELFDTEVIGLRMPRMSPVDETEVKTAGYVYNSSINPIFLPGRYNNLGVSKSYFKLKEVIQIPASVSPIFRIPLFWLSFHNFPTFLYRYLAKRSWKDNGYLNIYFHPWEFADIKNSEFKLPNFTTKNTGQDMIARFDTFLEWLVKNKQKFCTIKEFVDIIN; this is encoded by the coding sequence ATGATTTTACTGAGTTTCGATATTGAAGAATTTGATATGCCTTTGGAATATGACGGCCAAATTTCACTTGAGCAGCAACTACAAATTTCCAGAACCGGAACCATTGCGATTTTAGATGTATTAAAAAAATACAATGCCAAAGCAACATTTTTTTCAACCGTTATTTTTGCAGAGAGCAATCAAGATATTATCCATAGACTTCTAGAAGAAGGTCACGAGTTGGCAAGCCATACATGGTTTCACTCCGATTTTAAAAATGAACATCTTAAAAGCTCGCGAGAACGATTATCAGAACTTTTCGACACAGAAGTTATCGGCCTTCGTATGCCGCGGATGAGCCCCGTAGATGAAACCGAAGTTAAAACCGCAGGATACGTGTACAACTCGTCCATCAACCCGATTTTTTTGCCAGGACGTTACAATAATCTAGGTGTAAGCAAATCCTATTTTAAACTTAAAGAGGTTATCCAAATACCAGCCTCGGTTTCTCCAATTTTTCGGATCCCTTTGTTTTGGTTGAGCTTTCATAATTTTCCGACTTTTCTGTACCGTTATTTAGCGAAGCGAAGTTGGAAGGATAATGGCTATCTCAACATTTATTTTCATCCTTGGGAGTTTGCAGATATTAAAAATTCTGAGTTTAAATTGCCTAACTTTACAACCAAGAATACAGGACAAGATATGATTGCAAGGTTTGATACGTTCCTAGAATGGTTGGTTAAAAACAAGCAAAAATTTTGTACCATCAAAGAGTTTGTAGACATCATAAATTAG
- a CDS encoding glycosyltransferase family 4 protein codes for MKIAYDAKRFFNNTSGLGNYSRDLVRMLAQYFPDNQYSLLAKRQSERGKEILELSAVDFQPISKGNMSRQFKMGIDAQNLDADIFHGLSGELPLKWNKKPIKKIVTIHDLIFVHYPKFYSFFDRKVHFWKFKKAAHSADKIIAISEQTKRDIVKFLKVPEAKIEVIYQGCHEAFKTEKTLEELNAVKTKYNLPERFVLNVGTVEERKNLFSVVKALKGTDIPLVVVGRKTKYADQILSFIKKENMTAQVQFLEGVSMVELACIYQLADIFVYPSLFEGFGIPVIEAHFSKTAVITSNTSCLPEAGGKDAVYVDPLNSDDIKAKVNFMWNNASERQRRAERSYDFAVANFSDEKIANDVMRVYNQFIN; via the coding sequence TTGAAAATCGCATACGACGCCAAACGTTTTTTTAATAACACTTCGGGATTGGGTAATTATTCGCGCGACTTGGTGCGGATGTTAGCGCAATATTTTCCCGATAACCAATACAGTCTTTTGGCAAAACGCCAAAGTGAGCGTGGAAAAGAGATTCTAGAACTTTCAGCCGTAGATTTTCAGCCTATTTCTAAAGGAAATATGTCTCGACAGTTTAAAATGGGAATTGATGCTCAGAATCTCGATGCAGATATTTTCCATGGATTATCGGGCGAATTACCTTTAAAATGGAACAAAAAACCCATTAAGAAAATTGTGACCATCCATGATTTGATATTTGTGCATTATCCCAAATTTTACTCTTTTTTTGATCGTAAAGTTCATTTTTGGAAATTTAAAAAAGCAGCACATTCTGCAGACAAAATCATTGCTATTTCCGAGCAAACCAAACGCGATATTGTTAAATTTTTAAAAGTTCCGGAAGCTAAAATAGAAGTTATCTACCAAGGTTGTCACGAAGCTTTTAAAACCGAAAAAACCTTAGAAGAACTTAATGCCGTTAAAACTAAATACAATCTGCCAGAGCGTTTTGTACTGAATGTTGGTACGGTTGAAGAGCGAAAAAATCTTTTCTCTGTCGTTAAAGCCTTGAAGGGAACTGATATTCCGTTGGTTGTGGTTGGCCGAAAAACCAAATATGCAGACCAAATTTTAAGCTTTATAAAAAAAGAAAATATGACAGCGCAGGTTCAGTTTTTGGAAGGCGTATCGATGGTGGAGTTGGCTTGTATTTATCAATTGGCGGACATTTTTGTGTATCCCAGTTTGTTCGAAGGTTTCGGTATTCCTGTTATAGAAGCTCATTTTTCCAAAACGGCGGTTATCACCAGCAATACGAGTTGTCTTCCCGAGGCTGGCGGTAAAGATGCAGTCTATGTTGATCCTTTGAATAGTGATGATATCAAAGCCAAAGTTAATTTTATGTGGAATAATGCATCCGAAAGACAACGCCGCGCTGAGAGGTCTTATGATTTTGCAGTTGCTAATTTTAGTGATGAAAAAATTGCCAATGATGTGATGAGGGTTTATAATCAATTCATAAATTAG
- a CDS encoding BlaI/MecI/CopY family transcriptional regulator, which produces MKILSLTSSEEQLMLVIWGLDSAYMKDIMTAYPEPKPHQNTVSTFLKILVEKNYLSIEKKGRIFKYIPKIKFEDYRKFQLENLLDLFYNNDERLLLKDLNISVATTSKIEEAPKEEKSLAEVIEDSLDENAKTKDNMSSEVEKHTIEKNSKKKDKKEKKDKDKKKKKHKKSDS; this is translated from the coding sequence ATGAAAATTCTTAGTTTGACAAGTTCGGAAGAACAATTGATGTTGGTCATTTGGGGGCTGGATTCTGCGTATATGAAAGACATTATGACCGCTTATCCAGAACCAAAACCCCATCAAAACACGGTTTCTACTTTTTTAAAAATATTGGTTGAGAAAAACTATTTGAGCATTGAGAAGAAAGGCCGAATTTTTAAATATATCCCAAAAATTAAATTTGAGGATTACCGCAAGTTTCAACTAGAAAATCTACTCGACCTTTTTTATAATAATGACGAGCGGCTCCTGTTAAAGGATTTAAACATTTCTGTTGCTACAACTTCCAAAATTGAAGAAGCGCCTAAAGAAGAAAAAAGTCTTGCTGAAGTTATCGAAGATAGTTTAGACGAAAATGCGAAAACTAAAGACAATATGTCTTCTGAAGTCGAAAAACATACTATCGAAAAAAACAGCAAAAAGAAAGACAAAAAGGAAAAGAAAGACAAAGACAAGAAGAAAAAGAAACATAAAAAAAGCGACTCTTAG
- a CDS encoding ABC transporter permease — translation MKEKTSKHSLLISISKIISNFFNPIVSLIIYYIVFNNAETTYDKGFSNLWALLLILALPCIVWIIWNVKKGRYTNMDVSNREQRKSLYVVIVFLCFIYLAFEFVVHQHLDYEILFLWILLILMQISNFFIKSSMHTSLNIFVAFLFLNFDIRWGIFWFILSIIIGITRIILKRHTLAEVISGGNLACLVGVAYYLVN, via the coding sequence ATGAAAGAGAAAACATCAAAACATTCTTTACTCATCAGTATTTCGAAAATTATTTCTAATTTTTTCAATCCTATTGTTTCTTTAATTATTTATTATATCGTTTTTAATAATGCCGAAACGACTTATGATAAAGGCTTTTCTAATCTTTGGGCTTTGCTCTTAATCTTAGCTTTGCCTTGCATCGTTTGGATTATTTGGAATGTTAAAAAAGGGCGTTACACGAATATGGATGTTTCGAATCGCGAACAACGCAAAAGTCTCTATGTCGTCATCGTTTTTCTGTGCTTTATCTATTTGGCTTTTGAATTTGTCGTACATCAACACCTGGATTATGAAATTTTGTTTTTGTGGATATTATTGATTTTGATGCAAATCAGTAATTTTTTTATCAAAAGTTCTATGCACACGTCGCTCAATATTTTTGTCGCTTTTTTGTTTTTAAATTTTGACATCCGTTGGGGAATTTTTTGGTTTATACTATCTATTATTATCGGCATTACAAGAATTATCTTAAAAAGACATACCTTAGCAGAAGTCATTTCTGGTGGCAACTTGGCTTGCCTGGTTGGCGTCGCTTATTATTTGGTTAATTAA
- the pdhA gene encoding pyruvate dehydrogenase (acetyl-transferring) E1 component subunit alpha yields the protein MKEFSKEVYLKWYEDMTMWRRFEDKCRSLYLKQKIRGFLHLYNGQEAIPAGFTHAMDLSKDSMITAYRCHIHPMAMGVDPKRILAELCGKATGTSKGMGGSMHIFSKEHRFYGGHGIVGGQIPLGAGIAFADKYFDRKAVNICFMGDGAVRQGALHETFNMAMNWKLPVVFVCENNQYAMGTSVKRTANHEDIYKLGLGYEMPCLPVDAMDPEKVAEAAYEAIERARRGDGPTFIEARTYRYRGHSMSDAEPYRTKEEVAEHKKDDPIEIVKHRILENNWATETELETMDEKSRAFVEECIEFMENSPYPEASQVYDFVYASQDYPFLDKLEN from the coding sequence ATGAAAGAATTTTCCAAAGAGGTTTACCTTAAGTGGTACGAGGATATGACGATGTGGAGAAGGTTTGAAGATAAATGCCGTTCTCTTTATTTAAAACAAAAAATCAGAGGTTTTTTACATTTATATAATGGTCAGGAGGCAATTCCTGCAGGATTTACACATGCTATGGATTTGTCAAAAGATAGCATGATTACAGCATATAGATGTCATATACATCCAATGGCGATGGGGGTTGATCCCAAAAGAATCTTGGCAGAACTTTGTGGTAAAGCCACGGGAACTTCCAAAGGTATGGGTGGATCTATGCACATCTTCAGCAAGGAGCATCGTTTTTATGGTGGACATGGGATTGTTGGTGGACAGATTCCTTTGGGTGCAGGTATTGCCTTTGCAGACAAATATTTTGACAGAAAAGCAGTTAACATCTGTTTTATGGGAGATGGTGCTGTACGTCAAGGTGCTTTGCATGAAACTTTCAACATGGCGATGAATTGGAAACTTCCAGTAGTTTTCGTTTGTGAAAATAACCAATACGCCATGGGAACTTCCGTTAAAAGAACCGCTAATCACGAAGATATATACAAGCTAGGTTTGGGTTACGAAATGCCTTGTCTTCCTGTAGATGCTATGGATCCTGAAAAAGTTGCCGAAGCTGCTTACGAAGCTATCGAAAGAGCTAGACGTGGCGATGGTCCTACCTTTATCGAAGCCAGAACTTACCGTTATAGAGGACACTCGATGTCGGATGCTGAGCCATACAGGACTAAAGAGGAAGTTGCAGAGCATAAAAAAGATGACCCTATCGAAATTGTGAAACACAGAATTCTAGAAAATAATTGGGCAACAGAAACAGAACTTGAAACGATGGATGAAAAATCAAGAGCATTTGTGGAAGAATGCATAGAGTTTATGGAAAATTCTCCATATCCAGAAGCTTCACAAGTTTATGACTTTGTTTATGCAAGTCAGGATTATCCTTTTTTAGATAAATTAGAAAATTAA